The following proteins are co-located in the Takifugu flavidus isolate HTHZ2018 chromosome 16, ASM371156v2, whole genome shotgun sequence genome:
- the oip5 gene encoding protein Mis18-beta, with translation MNMEFNRSILIKSASNMKAREVTQRLLTLHCQHCHTVLGDSVDICGETKYLDSIICLKVTGDVVVCDPVTQPQEEGEMANCIYSPLKCGCCCSSVGKVIHSAPPCLSTLRSLFLLKKANISCYVLKSSSMVMASALQFSLKAVTKDMEEVKQEFREFLDQLAFSESRLVSRIKTRKNKK, from the exons ATGAACATGGAATTTAATAGAAGTATCTTAATTAAAAGTGCCAGCAATATGAAAGCGAGAGAAGTGACCCAGCGTCTGCTGACtctgcactgtcaacactgtcacACCGTGTTGGGAGACTCTGTCGACATTTGTGGGGAGACCAAATATTTGGACTCAATAATCTGTCTAA AGGTAACCGGTGATGTAGTTGTCTGTGATCCAGTGACGCAGCCACAGGAAGAGGGGGAAATGGCAAATTG CATCTACAGTCCTCTAAaatgtggttgctgctgctcgTCTGTGGGGAAGGTGATTCACTCCGCTCCACCCTGTCTGAGCACGCTacgctctctcttcctcctcaaaaaagcaaacattagTTG tTACGTCCTCAAGAGCAGCTCAATGGTGATGGCGTCTGCGTTGCAGTTTAGTCTGAAGGCTGTGACAAAGGACATGGAAGAG gtgaaacaggaGTTTAGGGAATTCTTGGATCAGTTGGCGTTCAGTGAGAGCAGACTTGTCAGCAGGATCAAAACCcgcaaaaacaaaaagtga